A single Chloracidobacterium sp. DNA region contains:
- a CDS encoding DMT family transporter, producing MSSNKRLSAIILLIVAMIIWGSAFAVTKAALEEVPPVLFALLRYVTASILLIVFVILSGKLAKIPRPVPWVAIVLMGSSGVFLYTIAYNVSLVYTSASQGAMVQSFIPAVTTLFAAAFLRESLSRIRLIGIGISILGIFLIMFFAEADVDAPNSFLGNVMMLLSVILWAGYTLFAKRLAKFDPLVITAGATIVGTALLIPAALFELGNKGFPTISATGWTGVIYLGLFSSAVAMLLYNRSLQYLSAGETANFLNLMPVVAVLVAVVFLGESPTFKQITGGVLVLFGVWVSLQNRSGTPIEEITETPPVS from the coding sequence ATGTCATCGAATAAACGTCTCTCCGCCATTATTTTGCTGATCGTTGCAATGATCATATGGGGCAGTGCGTTTGCCGTTACCAAAGCTGCACTCGAGGAGGTGCCGCCGGTTTTGTTTGCGTTACTGCGGTACGTTACAGCTTCGATCTTGCTGATTGTCTTCGTTATCTTGAGCGGAAAACTAGCGAAGATTCCGCGTCCTGTGCCGTGGGTTGCGATCGTGCTGATGGGCTCAAGCGGCGTTTTTCTCTACACCATTGCCTACAATGTATCGCTCGTTTACACGAGTGCGTCGCAAGGTGCTATGGTGCAAAGCTTTATTCCGGCAGTTACGACACTTTTTGCCGCTGCATTTCTCAGAGAATCACTATCGCGGATCCGCCTGATCGGAATCGGAATCTCGATTCTCGGAATTTTCCTGATAATGTTCTTTGCCGAAGCGGATGTCGATGCACCGAATTCTTTTTTGGGCAATGTGATGATGCTCTTATCCGTCATTTTGTGGGCGGGCTACACGCTTTTTGCCAAGCGCCTTGCAAAATTTGATCCGCTGGTGATCACTGCCGGAGCGACAATTGTCGGCACGGCCCTGCTAATACCTGCCGCGCTTTTCGAACTCGGTAACAAAGGCTTTCCGACGATTTCCGCAACGGGTTGGACCGGCGTAATTTACCTCGGCCTTTTTTCGTCTGCCGTCGCGATGCTGCTTTACAATCGTTCGCTTCAATATTTGAGTGCCGGCGAAACAGCAAATTTTCTTAATTTAATGCCCGTCGTTGCCGTTCTGGTCGCGGTAGTTTTCCTCGGTGAAAGCCCGACGTTTAAGCAAATTACGGGCGGCGTTCTAGTCTTATTTGGTGTTTGGGTGTCATTACAGAATAGATCCGGCACCCCGATCGAAGAAATTACAGAAACCCCGCCTGTGAGTTAA
- a CDS encoding ABC transporter permease — translation MNSLVFSNMFHRPARTAVSIIGIGIGILLIVFTVGLANGSLRERAQREANVGAEIMLRASGSLGLSGSEALRLPVGLADDVKKIDGVATAVPIAQNSISVSDSSTGSRLVDGISFDEYASVSGVQIAKGRKPVDGADEVIADVAWVQQKSLVIGGKMSLYDRDFTLVGSYEPSAGGRIKIPLTTMQKQLGAEGKVSALLIKTKDGFTPDAVAQNIQAKYPDNQIILTRDLEELYMQGFPALNVFLNVVVGVAGAISALIILLTMYTTVTERTRQIGVLKSLGMSNFSIALTIVQEALLISTCGVLFGVIATFLVSIALAKWTSLTVQIEPSTVISILVVGILSSIVGALYPGLRAARLDPVEALGYE, via the coding sequence ATGAACAGCCTCGTATTTTCAAATATGTTTCACCGTCCGGCGCGGACGGCGGTGAGCATCATCGGCATCGGCATCGGCATTTTGCTGATCGTATTTACGGTCGGTCTGGCAAACGGCAGTTTGCGTGAGCGCGCCCAACGCGAGGCGAACGTCGGGGCGGAGATAATGCTGCGAGCATCGGGCAGCCTCGGCCTCAGCGGATCCGAAGCCCTCCGTCTGCCGGTGGGTCTCGCCGATGATGTGAAGAAGATCGATGGCGTCGCAACGGCGGTGCCGATCGCACAGAACAGCATCTCGGTCTCGGACTCCAGTACCGGTAGTCGACTAGTCGATGGCATCAGCTTTGACGAGTACGCATCTGTTTCCGGAGTGCAGATCGCCAAAGGACGAAAACCGGTCGATGGAGCTGACGAGGTGATCGCTGACGTCGCGTGGGTCCAGCAAAAGAGCCTGGTCATCGGCGGTAAGATGAGCCTCTACGATCGTGATTTCACGCTGGTCGGTTCGTACGAACCGAGTGCGGGCGGCCGCATCAAGATACCGCTCACCACGATGCAAAAACAGCTGGGTGCTGAGGGCAAGGTCTCGGCTCTGCTGATCAAGACCAAAGACGGTTTCACGCCGGACGCCGTTGCTCAGAACATACAGGCCAAGTACCCTGACAATCAAATAATACTCACCCGCGACCTCGAAGAGCTTTATATGCAGGGCTTTCCGGCGTTGAACGTCTTTCTGAACGTGGTCGTCGGCGTTGCCGGTGCGATCTCGGCCCTGATCATCCTGCTGACGATGTACACGACCGTTACCGAACGGACGCGGCAGATCGGCGTGCTCAAATCGCTCGGTATGTCCAATTTCAGCATTGCGTTGACGATCGTGCAGGAGGCACTGTTGATCAGTACCTGTGGCGTTCTATTTGGCGTGATCGCGACGTTTCTGGTGAGTATCGCTTTGGCCAAATGGACGTCGCTTACGGTCCAGATCGAACCGTCGACGGTCATCAGCATACTCGTCGTCGGTATTCTCAGCAGCATTGTCGGTGCACTCTATCCCGGACTCAGGGCGGCACGGCTTGACCCGGTCGAGGCCCTCGGCTACGAATGA
- a CDS encoding glycoside hydrolase produces MTLSPVKNLSLAISLIAIIFAASVAASGQKRFYLAPDDHTDYYWTADEATYRQAFLTMIDYYLNKMDETQSNPSDLQMRWSCDGSLWMWEFEQNRSSAQFNRFIERVRDGHMSVPMNPLVVAQGGSNAESVLRGMLYSGRIERRYNLRFPMAVAMENQTMPYGLSSLWAGAGAKYSWKGVCNCATEVTGLNNRDREIYYSGGRDGSQVLMKWQSQYTTNKMFGSYIEADDPVATIGFADNSMLFQQKYPFSVIGAFGRGGDDLQYTSDEFIAVAQQQSTPGRRVIISNQEDFFRDFEASYGPQLETFSAAFGNEWDVLIASMAEVSSRVKRASEKLRSAEAMATLVALEQPSFMTSRIAERDRAMIDLGLYYEHDWTADGAVTRSQRAAWHRKVENEITQYVDKLYDDAKYELGRMISRTGNTERFFVFNPLSWARTDFADIPVRGYRKVKAVDAATGVEVPSQLMTFGTQRILRVLASDVPSVGYKVFELRCGAPAVLPNAAVQNGATIENGTYRLTIAPDGAISSLIDKTRNNRETVRNIGGKLLNDLGGDRSGTVTVENAGPVSVTLRAVSGSPVRHTTRVTLFRDIDRIDVRNDITENFDDVKTWSYSFDINSPDVWHEEVGAVIRGKMLASGGHYSPKNARYDWLTLNHFADITDGGSNAFGVTLSNWDNSFMQLGSSAPRVFDTTTPQINVLAGGQVDGPNLGIRDQGGDGYFLQRFALKTHGGFDQTAAMRFSLEHQNSFVTGRIGGLGDQVRQYPASSFSFLQISDPNVMLWALKPAEDGIGQGVAARVWNQAGSPLSYSLSLARPIASADRVTHVETRIAPANVSSGNLYAYVNQQQIQTHLLKLP; encoded by the coding sequence ATGACTCTGAGTCCTGTTAAAAATCTATCTTTAGCGATCAGTCTGATCGCGATCATTTTCGCCGCGTCCGTTGCAGCGTCGGGGCAAAAGCGGTTCTATCTCGCACCCGATGATCACACAGACTATTACTGGACTGCGGATGAGGCGACCTATCGTCAAGCGTTTTTGACGATGATCGATTATTACCTCAACAAGATGGACGAAACGCAGTCGAATCCATCGGATCTGCAAATGCGTTGGAGTTGTGACGGCAGCCTCTGGATGTGGGAGTTTGAGCAAAACCGCAGCTCAGCCCAATTTAACCGGTTCATCGAACGCGTCCGTGACGGACATATGAGCGTGCCGATGAATCCGCTGGTCGTGGCACAGGGCGGATCCAATGCCGAAAGCGTGCTGCGCGGGATGCTCTATTCGGGCCGGATCGAGCGGCGTTACAACCTGCGATTTCCGATGGCGGTCGCGATGGAAAATCAGACGATGCCTTACGGCCTCTCGTCGCTGTGGGCCGGTGCCGGTGCCAAATACTCCTGGAAGGGCGTTTGTAATTGTGCGACCGAGGTGACAGGGCTAAATAACCGTGACCGCGAGATCTATTACTCCGGCGGACGTGACGGCAGCCAAGTGCTGATGAAATGGCAGTCGCAATACACGACCAATAAGATGTTCGGCAGCTACATCGAAGCCGATGACCCGGTCGCGACCATCGGCTTTGCCGATAATAGTATGCTGTTTCAACAAAAATATCCGTTTTCGGTGATCGGAGCATTTGGCCGCGGCGGCGACGATCTCCAGTACACAAGCGACGAATTTATCGCCGTCGCACAACAGCAATCGACGCCTGGCCGCCGTGTCATCATCTCCAACCAAGAGGACTTTTTTCGCGATTTTGAGGCAAGTTACGGGCCTCAACTCGAAACCTTTTCGGCCGCCTTCGGTAATGAGTGGGACGTGCTGATCGCATCGATGGCCGAGGTGTCGTCGAGGGTCAAACGTGCATCGGAAAAGCTCCGCAGTGCCGAGGCGATGGCGACCTTGGTCGCTCTCGAACAACCGTCGTTTATGACCTCGCGGATCGCCGAACGCGATCGGGCGATGATCGATCTGGGCTTGTATTATGAGCACGACTGGACGGCCGACGGTGCAGTCACGCGCTCACAGCGTGCAGCGTGGCACCGCAAAGTCGAAAATGAGATCACGCAGTATGTGGATAAACTCTATGATGACGCCAAATACGAACTCGGGCGGATGATCTCGCGGACCGGCAACACGGAGCGGTTTTTCGTATTCAATCCGCTAAGTTGGGCCCGCACGGATTTTGCTGATATTCCGGTGCGGGGATATCGAAAGGTCAAGGCCGTTGACGCCGCGACCGGCGTTGAGGTGCCGTCACAGCTGATGACATTCGGCACGCAACGGATACTTCGCGTGCTTGCCTCTGATGTTCCGTCGGTCGGTTACAAGGTTTTTGAACTCAGGTGCGGTGCTCCCGCAGTGTTGCCAAATGCCGCGGTTCAGAACGGTGCGACGATCGAGAACGGCACTTACCGCCTGACGATCGCACCCGACGGAGCGATCTCCAGTCTGATCGATAAAACCCGAAACAACCGCGAAACCGTCCGCAACATCGGCGGTAAGTTGCTCAACGACCTCGGCGGCGATCGTTCCGGTACGGTGACGGTCGAAAACGCCGGTCCGGTGAGCGTGACGCTTCGAGCTGTCTCGGGCAGTCCGGTTCGCCATACGACGCGCGTAACGCTCTTTCGCGATATCGACCGCATCGATGTGCGTAATGATATTACCGAAAATTTTGACGACGTTAAGACGTGGAGCTATTCGTTCGACATCAACTCGCCCGACGTCTGGCACGAAGAGGTCGGTGCGGTGATTCGCGGCAAAATGCTGGCAAGCGGCGGCCATTATTCGCCCAAAAACGCCCGTTACGACTGGCTCACGCTCAATCATTTTGCGGACATTACCGACGGCGGCAGCAATGCCTTTGGCGTGACGCTTTCGAACTGGGACAATTCCTTTATGCAGCTTGGGTCGAGTGCCCCGCGTGTTTTTGACACTACGACGCCGCAGATAAACGTCTTGGCCGGCGGCCAGGTCGATGGCCCGAACCTCGGTATCCGTGATCAGGGCGGCGATGGCTATTTTCTGCAGCGGTTTGCTCTCAAAACTCACGGCGGTTTTGATCAGACGGCAGCAATGCGGTTCTCACTTGAGCACCAAAATTCTTTTGTCACGGGCCGGATCGGCGGATTGGGCGATCAGGTGCGGCAATATCCGGCTAGTAGCTTTTCGTTTCTGCAAATATCCGATCCAAACGTAATGCTGTGGGCGCTCAAACCAGCCGAGGACGGTATCGGGCAAGGTGTCGCTGCAAGGGTCTGGAATCAAGCTGGATCGCCGCTGTCGTATTCGCTATCACTCGCCCGTCCGATCGCCTCTGCCGACCGCGTCACGCACGTCGAAACCCGGATCGCCCCGGCCAACGTCTCCAGCGGCAACCTATATGCGTACGTAAACCAGCAACAGATCCAAACACACTTACTGAAATTGCCATAA